A window of the Gossypium hirsutum isolate 1008001.06 chromosome A05, Gossypium_hirsutum_v2.1, whole genome shotgun sequence genome harbors these coding sequences:
- the LOC107937731 gene encoding WD-40 repeat-containing protein MSI4, with protein sequence MESPQPQQQQQQGPKKRGRKPKPKEEKEQQQQQSASKMKEGKKAHQPSVDEKYTQWKSLVPVLYDWLANHNLVWPSLSCRWGPQLEQATYKNRQRLYLSEQTDGSVPNTLVIANCEVVKPRVAAAEHISQFNEEARSPFVKKYKTIIHPGEVNRIRELPQSSRIVATHTDSPDVLIWDVEAQPNRHAVLGATHSRPDLILTGHQDNAEFALAMCPTEPYVLSGGKDKSVVLWSIQDHITTTATDPTKSPGSGGSIIKQNKPGEGNDKAADGPSLGPRGVFCGHEDTVEDVTFCPSSAQEFCSVGDDSCLILWDARVGTGPTVKVEKAHNADLHCVDWNPHDDNLILTGSADHTVRMFDRRNLTSNGIGSPIYKFEGHKAAVLCVQWSPDKSSVFGSSAEDGLLNIWDYDKVGKKVERASRSPSAPAGLFFQHAGHRDKVVDFHWNASDPWTVVSVSDDCDTTGGGGTLQIWRMSDLIYRPEEEVLAELEKFKSHVISCATKA encoded by the exons ATGGAGTCTCCTCAACCCCAACAACAGCAGCAACAAGGTCCTAAGAAGAGAGGTCGAAAACCAAAgccaaaggaagagaaagaacaGCAGCAACAACAAAGTGCTAGTAAaatgaaagaaggaaagaaagctCACCAACCTAGCGTTGATGAGAAGTACACTCAGTGGAAGTCTTTGGTTCCTGTTCTTTATGACTGGCTTGCTAATCACAATCTCGTTTGGCCTTCTCTTTCTTGCCG CTGGGGACCACAGCTTGAGCAAGCTACTTACAAGAATCGGCAGCGTCTCTACCTCTCTGAACAG ACTGATGGTAGTGTTCCGAATACTCTTGTGATTGCTAATTGTGaagttgtcaagcctagggttgcTGCTGCTGAGCACATATCTCAG TTTAATGAAGAAGCACGCTCACCATTTGTGAAGAAGTACAAAACCATCATACATCCTGGAGAA GTCAACAGAATCAGGGAACTTCCACAGAGCTCTAGGATTGTGGCAACTCACACTGATAGTCCTGAT GTTCTTATCTGGGATGTTGAGGCTCAACCCAACCGCCATGCAGTTCTTGGAGCAACCCATTCTCGCCCAGATCTG ATTTTGACTGGGCATCAAGATAATGCTGAATTTGCTCTTGCAATGTGTCCAACTGAGCCTTATGTGCTCTCTGGAG GGAAGGACAAATCAGTGGTTTTGTGGAGCATCCAGGACCACATAACAACAACGGCTACGGACCCTACTAAATCTCCTGGATCTGGCGGATCAATCATCAAACAAAACAAGCCTGGGGAAGGTAATGACAAAGCTGCTGATGGGCCTTCTTTAGGTCCTCGTGGTGTCTTCTGTGGGCATGAGGATACAGTTGAAGATGTCACATTCTGTCCATCAAG TGCACAAGAGTTCTGTAGTGTAGGTGATGATTCCTGCCTCATACTATGGGATGCACGAGTTGGCACTGGCCCCACTGTCAAG GTTGAAAAGGCACATAATGCTGATCTCCATTGTGTTGATTGGAACCCCCATGATGACAATCTTATCCTGACTGG GTCTGCAGATCATACTGTACGTATGTTTGATCGAAGAAATCTGACTTCTAATGGAATTGGATCACCCATTTACAAGTTTGAGGGTCATAAAGCTGCTGTTCTATGCGTGCAG TGGTCTCCAGACAAGTCATCTGTATTTGGCAGTTCTGCTGAGGATGGGCTCTTGAACATTTGGGACTATGACAAG GTTGGCAAGAAGGTGGAACGTGCTTCAAGATCTCCTAGTGCTCCTGCGGGACTGTTTTTCCAGCACGCTGGACACAG GGACAAAGTTGTTGACTTCCATTGGAATGCATCTGATCCATGGACTGTTGTTAGTGTGTCTGATGACTGTGATACAACTGGTGGAGGAGGGACATTGCAG ATATGGCGCATGAGTGATCTGATCTATAGGCCGGAAGAGGAGGTTTTAGCTGAGCTGGAGAAATTCAAGTCCCATGTCATTTCGTGCGCGACAAAGGCATGA